From one Pedobacter faecalis genomic stretch:
- a CDS encoding RNA polymerase sigma factor, with the protein MRGNSNSDEKQLVLQLKAGSAQAFETLYHAYKLRIAGQLYKLLKSEELVEEMMQEFFLKIWDNRAKIDPDQSFRSYLFRVSENMVYDFFRKASRDSKFREQLKANYREFYTHVEEGMLLKEDNTRLSQAIALLPPQRREIFILCKIEGKSYKEVSEILGISTSTVNNQLLLANKFLKQTLNADTTVILIAAMLLLQGT; encoded by the coding sequence ATGCGCGGCAATTCAAATAGTGATGAAAAACAACTAGTCCTCCAGTTAAAGGCGGGAAGCGCTCAGGCTTTCGAGACCCTTTATCACGCGTATAAATTGCGGATCGCAGGGCAGCTGTATAAGCTGCTCAAATCTGAGGAACTTGTGGAAGAAATGATGCAGGAATTTTTCCTGAAGATTTGGGATAACCGCGCAAAGATCGATCCCGATCAGTCTTTCAGGTCTTACTTGTTTCGCGTATCGGAAAACATGGTGTACGATTTTTTTCGGAAAGCTTCGAGAGACAGTAAATTTCGGGAGCAGCTAAAAGCAAACTATCGGGAATTTTATACGCATGTTGAAGAAGGCATGCTTTTGAAGGAGGACAACACGAGACTGTCGCAGGCCATCGCTCTATTGCCTCCTCAGCGGCGGGAGATTTTTATCTTATGTAAGATAGAGGGAAAGTCGTATAAAGAGGTAAGCGAGATTTTAGGTATATCAACCTCTACAGTGAACAACCAGCTCCTGCTGGCAAATAAATTTCTTAAGCAAACGCTCAACGCGGATACGACAGTTATTCTCATTGCTGCTATGCTGCTCCTGCAGGGCACCTGA
- a CDS encoding FecR domain-containing protein, whose product MEQFESIAKLYRKYLENTCTEEELDELLNKLGSDANELVARKVIAQHLETQSTESDQLYQQISDKVEHRLFPEIQRRASAKPARTPLLWPRLAGLAAAIALVVFGVYFYNFSGNAKLEKASMSAHDIAPGKVGATLTLASGKRIDLGGAGDGEIAQEAGIVISKSGDGQLIYTVKSGKSGSDKINTLSTAKGQTYMVVLPDQSRVWLNSASSLTYRADLLSGGVRKVTLSGEAYFEIAKDKQHPFIVDSKAQRVEVLGTHFNVNAYNDEPAITTTLVEGAVKVSSGSSHRLLKPGLQSIARGDHIEVAQANLEMITDWKNGDFNLDGLDFKSAMRKIARWYDIEVIYDQGVSDNIISGGWISRNTKLSTILEVIERSGLARFRLEGRKLYVSK is encoded by the coding sequence TTGGAGCAATTTGAATCAATAGCAAAACTGTATAGAAAATATCTGGAGAACACCTGTACTGAGGAAGAACTGGACGAGCTTTTGAACAAACTCGGATCAGATGCTAACGAGCTGGTGGCACGTAAGGTGATTGCTCAGCATCTGGAAACACAATCCACCGAAAGTGATCAGCTTTACCAGCAGATTTCCGATAAGGTAGAGCACAGGCTGTTTCCGGAAATACAGCGCAGGGCATCAGCAAAGCCTGCGCGGACCCCATTACTTTGGCCCCGCCTTGCTGGTCTGGCTGCCGCTATAGCGCTCGTGGTATTTGGTGTCTATTTCTACAATTTCAGTGGAAATGCTAAGTTGGAAAAAGCTAGTATGTCAGCGCATGACATCGCACCGGGAAAAGTTGGAGCAACACTTACTTTAGCCAGTGGGAAACGAATAGATTTAGGCGGTGCGGGTGATGGCGAAATCGCCCAGGAAGCGGGGATCGTCATCTCTAAGAGCGGTGACGGGCAACTCATATATACAGTCAAGTCTGGCAAGTCTGGTTCCGATAAGATCAATACACTGTCTACCGCCAAAGGCCAAACCTATATGGTGGTCTTGCCCGACCAATCCAGGGTATGGTTAAATTCGGCATCGAGTCTGACCTACCGGGCCGACCTGCTATCTGGCGGCGTACGTAAGGTTACGCTTTCAGGAGAGGCGTATTTTGAAATTGCGAAAGACAAGCAGCATCCTTTTATCGTGGATAGTAAGGCCCAGCGGGTAGAAGTTTTGGGTACGCATTTTAACGTTAACGCTTACAATGATGAGCCGGCAATTACTACAACGCTTGTGGAAGGCGCTGTGAAAGTTAGTTCAGGGAGCAGTCATCGTTTGCTAAAACCTGGCCTTCAATCCATTGCACGCGGCGATCACATCGAGGTTGCACAGGCTAACCTGGAGATGATCACGGATTGGAAGAATGGGGATTTCAATCTCGACGGGCTCGATTTTAAATCAGCAATGCGGAAAATTGCGCGCTGGTATGACATCGAGGTCATCTATGATCAAGGCGTTTCCGATAATATCATTTCGGGCGGCTGGATTTCCAGAAACACCAAATTATCTACGATTCTTGAAGTGATCGAGCGATCAGGTCTCGCCCGGTTCAGGCTGGAGGGAAGGAAGCTCTATGTCTCAAAATAA
- a CDS encoding SusC/RagA family TonB-linked outer membrane protein, which yields MRLTTVLLIASLLQVSAATLGQKITLDQKNVPLKSLFKEIRKQSGYNFFYDGKVVTPGIKSSVQVSNATIDQAMANILADLPLKYEIRDRTILITRNERTALFSSSPEFRFIEVRGKILDENGTPLPGATILIKGTGKTTKSDDKGEFSFSGVDDNVVLVISYIGYASKEVLVKDAVMPLEIRLDMVTGKLQEVGVSVNTGYQSIAPEQSTGAAAVITTRDYESRVSSNFLDGLVNRLPGLMINNDVSFTSTINNTSSSRALFNIRGISTMTGNPNPLIVVDGYPTELSLNIIDPNEIKSVTVLKDAAAATIYGVRASNGVIVIERKQADPGKPQITFRATAGITPKEDYSRYRWAEDASSISVDYQRFRYGSGVSATTWNNLPTFAGSQAFDPTYYVLAQQAAGVITAADAEAKFAEMKSYNNAEDYSRLFLRTAATQTYNVNMSGGSERATYYITANYIDNALQQQRSGNNRFMLAGRTMLNFSKRFSLELNTEYQEDRSRAGVTPNINSINPYERFQDENGNPAAIFLNSGMNPYYSRTVMNLGLEDHLYYPLVDRNEVTDQRHTANNRTTANFNYKLGKGFNMAFGGIYETSRTGIRHFATGLSSEARQFINSYATQTGTGITYTIPKGGFLQQQTASTTGYTARAQLNYNKRLGSDHSLNGIVGGELRKITDQGGSAAYFGYNDESLIQQSVNWSNITNNTVQKNVTRHRTLDYNSLFNQKYVDNRYLSAYSNIVYSFKDTYSLSGSIRIDQSNLFGTDPRYKYKPLWSVGAAWNLHKEGFMESLTWLKQLKLRVADGFNGNIAKMSLPQVIAKAATNTYTQPNSVALQVASYANSSLRWEQTHSTNLGLDYQIFSGISGSFDYYRKKSTDLLASAFIDPTIGTSPTLINSGSIRNQGLEINLRGDWIAKPRFNWNTGLVLSHNTSKVLDVYQTQAYYPDVVNKFGYRKGYPVGALFAYRSAGLDPAGYPQVKDGNGNIYAVTNTTTGLGYVTLESAGTVRYVGSSVPTVNAGLSNRVDIGNFYVYCMLSYYGGFKVFKPRENPTAIRPLEGSSTYWKQAGDEQNTEVMLLSGFSGTGPGWAYNYADSHVVNGDYFTLADLTVSYSVRNTNLLKRVGLSHLELKAQGSNLWTVGLNKYNYSMATGSYAKSYLTPTYTFGLFTNF from the coding sequence ATGCGATTAACCACCGTATTACTGATAGCATCCCTTCTTCAGGTCAGCGCCGCTACGCTGGGCCAGAAAATAACTTTGGACCAGAAAAATGTTCCGCTAAAGTCTTTGTTTAAAGAGATCAGAAAGCAGAGCGGTTATAATTTCTTTTATGATGGAAAAGTGGTAACGCCCGGAATTAAAAGTAGCGTTCAAGTTTCCAACGCCACCATCGACCAGGCCATGGCGAATATCCTCGCCGACCTGCCCTTGAAATATGAAATCAGGGACAGGACTATCTTGATCACCAGAAATGAGCGGACTGCGCTTTTTAGCAGTTCCCCCGAATTTCGGTTTATCGAAGTTAGAGGCAAAATACTGGATGAAAATGGTACTCCGCTACCGGGCGCCACGATTTTGATCAAAGGGACCGGCAAAACGACCAAGTCTGACGATAAGGGTGAATTTTCCTTTTCGGGTGTCGACGATAATGTTGTCCTGGTTATCAGCTATATCGGGTACGCATCAAAGGAAGTTCTGGTTAAGGATGCTGTGATGCCGCTGGAAATAAGACTTGATATGGTCACAGGGAAACTGCAGGAGGTAGGGGTGAGCGTCAATACCGGCTATCAAAGTATCGCACCCGAACAAAGCACCGGAGCAGCTGCAGTGATCACCACCCGGGATTATGAATCGCGCGTTAGTTCCAATTTTCTGGATGGGCTGGTCAACAGGCTTCCTGGACTGATGATCAATAATGATGTAAGTTTCACCAGCACGATAAACAATACTTCCTCAAGCCGGGCCCTCTTCAATATACGTGGTATTTCGACCATGACAGGAAACCCAAATCCGTTGATTGTGGTAGATGGGTATCCTACTGAGTTGTCTCTGAATATAATTGATCCAAACGAGATCAAATCGGTCACCGTGCTTAAAGATGCTGCAGCAGCTACCATCTATGGCGTACGCGCCTCGAACGGGGTCATTGTCATCGAAAGGAAACAGGCCGATCCCGGGAAGCCGCAGATTACTTTCCGGGCTACGGCCGGAATAACGCCTAAAGAGGATTACAGCCGGTACCGCTGGGCTGAAGATGCTTCTTCCATCAGTGTAGATTATCAGCGCTTCCGGTATGGTTCAGGTGTTAGTGCCACGACCTGGAATAACCTGCCTACTTTCGCAGGCAGCCAGGCCTTCGATCCCACTTATTACGTGCTTGCGCAGCAGGCGGCAGGGGTAATAACGGCCGCAGATGCTGAGGCCAAATTTGCAGAGATGAAGAGCTATAACAACGCAGAAGATTACAGTCGCTTGTTTCTGCGCACTGCTGCCACGCAGACCTACAATGTAAACATGTCTGGCGGTTCGGAGCGGGCTACCTATTACATTACAGCCAACTACATCGACAACGCATTGCAGCAGCAACGCAGCGGAAACAACAGGTTTATGCTGGCCGGCCGTACCATGCTGAACTTTTCAAAGCGCTTTTCCCTGGAGCTAAATACCGAATACCAGGAGGATCGCAGCCGCGCAGGTGTAACGCCAAATATCAACAGTATTAATCCCTACGAACGTTTTCAGGACGAAAACGGCAATCCGGCGGCAATCTTTTTGAATTCCGGTATGAACCCGTATTACAGCCGCACTGTTATGAACCTGGGATTGGAAGATCACCTGTATTATCCGCTGGTCGACCGCAATGAGGTTACTGATCAGCGCCATACCGCCAACAACCGCACTACCGCCAACTTTAACTATAAGCTAGGCAAAGGATTCAATATGGCCTTTGGCGGAATTTATGAGACATCCCGAACCGGAATACGGCATTTTGCTACCGGGCTTTCTTCGGAAGCACGCCAGTTTATCAATTCCTATGCAACGCAGACAGGTACTGGCATTACCTATACCATTCCAAAGGGAGGCTTTCTTCAGCAGCAAACCGCCAGTACCACCGGCTATACCGCCCGGGCTCAGTTGAACTACAATAAACGCCTTGGTTCAGATCATTCGCTGAATGGAATTGTGGGCGGAGAACTCCGTAAGATCACCGATCAGGGCGGTTCTGCTGCCTATTTCGGTTATAATGACGAGTCGCTGATCCAGCAGTCGGTCAACTGGTCCAATATCACGAACAATACCGTACAAAAAAACGTCACACGACACCGCACGCTCGATTATAACAGCCTGTTTAACCAGAAGTATGTCGACAACCGCTACCTGTCGGCATATTCCAATATTGTTTATTCCTTCAAAGATACCTATTCCCTCTCCGGCAGTATCCGGATCGACCAGTCTAACTTATTTGGGACAGACCCCCGGTATAAATACAAGCCTCTCTGGTCGGTCGGTGCCGCCTGGAACCTCCATAAGGAGGGTTTTATGGAAAGCCTGACCTGGCTCAAACAGCTTAAATTACGGGTTGCCGATGGCTTTAACGGTAACATCGCCAAGATGTCGCTGCCGCAGGTTATTGCTAAAGCGGCGACCAACACCTACACTCAGCCTAATTCCGTTGCTCTGCAGGTAGCCTCTTATGCCAACAGCAGTTTACGATGGGAACAGACACACAGCACAAATCTGGGTCTGGATTACCAGATATTCAGCGGAATCAGCGGAAGTTTCGATTATTACAGAAAGAAGAGTACAGATCTTTTAGCCAGTGCCTTCATCGATCCGACGATAGGTACCAGTCCTACGCTGATCAACAGCGGATCGATACGCAACCAGGGACTGGAGATAAATCTGCGCGGCGACTGGATCGCAAAGCCACGCTTCAACTGGAATACGGGGTTGGTCCTTTCTCATAACACCAGTAAGGTGCTCGACGTTTATCAAACACAGGCCTATTATCCTGATGTGGTCAATAAGTTCGGATACAGAAAAGGCTATCCGGTGGGTGCATTGTTTGCATACCGTTCAGCCGGTCTGGACCCGGCCGGGTACCCGCAAGTGAAAGATGGAAATGGGAACATCTACGCAGTAACCAATACTACAACTGGTTTAGGATATGTTACGCTCGAATCTGCTGGCACGGTCCGCTATGTCGGCAGCTCGGTTCCTACGGTCAACGCCGGGCTAAGCAATCGTGTCGATATCGGTAATTTCTATGTTTATTGCATGCTGAGTTACTACGGTGGATTTAAAGTGTTCAAGCCAAGAGAAAATCCGACGGCGATACGCCCGCTTGAAGGATCTTCTACCTACTGGAAGCAGGCGGGAGACGAGCAGAATACAGAGGTCATGTTACTTTCAGGATTTTCCGGTACCGGCCCGGGCTGGGCATATAACTATGCCGACAGCCATGTGGTAAATGGCGATTATTTTACCCTCGCTGACCTGACAGTTTCTTATAGTGTACGAAATACGAACTTATTAAAACGGGTAGGACTTTCCCACCTGGAGCTGAAGGCTCAAGGCTCTAACCTCTGGACAGTTGGGCTGAATAAATATAACTATAGTATGGCAACTGGCAGCTACGCAAAAAGTTACCTTACCCCAACTTATACCTTTGGTCTTTTTACAAACTTTTAA
- a CDS encoding RagB/SusD family nutrient uptake outer membrane protein: MNMRYHRYTTLAVILVLIGITFASCDKYLDVTPKGYTLLQTVADYDQWLNDPAIAINIPTQLDILGDNADIPAIPTPASTVTELIYTWGEQFSSDLNLSPVFWGAHYSNINKYNTVLEGVDQATGGTEQQKSSLKAEALLGRAFEYLYLINEYGQPYDAATAAQDPGVPFVASHQVTQTVPSRGTVEQVYERIITDINAALPSLPAQNTQNRFRPDVAAAYSVLARVYLYKRDYANAKLNAELALQRTGATMLDYNALPANEPKNTAITVKADVIYGRSAVAIPMPTLEFLNTYDRQDQRFKWFRTTDGYKARGNTLFAAFISFPFFTNTNYGTSVQEMKLIIAEAAARNNDLATALQQLNEIRLKRFPASVYQPLQSADAAIVLGWVLRERTFEFPFHGLRWFDMRRLDKEGRMPAVSRYDAKGNIVATLQPHSPRYTLQIPVQVLRFNPDMKQNP; encoded by the coding sequence ATGAACATGCGATACCACCGATATACCACCCTGGCTGTGATCCTGGTCTTAATAGGCATCACCTTTGCCTCCTGTGATAAATACCTGGATGTTACCCCGAAAGGCTACACGCTGCTGCAAACGGTTGCAGATTATGATCAGTGGCTCAATGATCCTGCTATAGCCATTAATATACCTACGCAGCTGGATATTCTGGGAGACAATGCAGATATTCCCGCCATACCAACGCCTGCGTCAACCGTAACTGAACTGATCTATACATGGGGAGAGCAGTTCTCGTCCGACCTGAACTTGTCGCCAGTCTTCTGGGGAGCCCACTACAGTAATATCAATAAATACAATACCGTGCTCGAGGGAGTTGATCAGGCGACTGGCGGGACTGAGCAGCAGAAAAGCAGCCTTAAAGCGGAAGCGCTTTTGGGACGGGCTTTTGAATACCTTTACCTCATAAACGAATATGGACAGCCTTATGACGCGGCGACTGCTGCTCAGGATCCGGGAGTACCATTTGTGGCCTCCCATCAGGTTACCCAAACGGTGCCCTCACGGGGTACAGTTGAACAAGTCTATGAGCGTATCATCACAGATATCAATGCCGCTTTGCCGTCACTGCCGGCGCAAAATACACAGAACCGGTTCCGCCCTGACGTTGCTGCTGCCTATAGCGTACTGGCGCGGGTATACCTGTACAAGCGGGACTATGCAAATGCAAAGCTAAATGCTGAGCTTGCTTTGCAGCGTACCGGTGCTACGATGCTGGATTATAACGCCCTCCCTGCAAACGAGCCAAAAAATACGGCAATTACCGTTAAGGCAGATGTCATTTACGGTAGAAGCGCAGTGGCCATCCCTATGCCGACACTCGAGTTCCTCAACACTTATGATCGCCAGGACCAGCGGTTTAAATGGTTCAGGACCACCGACGGCTATAAGGCCAGGGGCAACACGTTGTTTGCAGCTTTTATCAGTTTCCCTTTTTTTACAAATACCAACTACGGTACCAGTGTGCAGGAAATGAAACTGATTATTGCCGAAGCGGCGGCGAGGAATAATGACCTCGCTACGGCATTGCAGCAATTAAATGAGATACGTCTCAAGCGTTTTCCCGCCTCTGTCTACCAGCCCCTGCAATCAGCAGATGCGGCTATCGTTTTAGGCTGGGTACTGCGTGAGCGAACCTTTGAGTTTCCGTTTCACGGCCTCCGCTGGTTCGATATGCGCAGACTTGACAAGGAGGGGCGCATGCCCGCGGTATCACGCTATGACGCAAAAGGAAACATAGTTGCGACCCTGCAGCCTCATAGTCCGAGGTATACATTGCAAATTCCTGTACAAGTACTCAGGTTTAACCCGGATATGAAGCAAAATCCCTAA
- a CDS encoding thioredoxin family protein, translating to MKKIFLLCILLPIIGLAQEKGVQFEHGLSWQQVKDKAKKENKYLFVDCYTTWCAPCKQMATEVFTQEKVGDFLNKNFVNVKIQFDKTKSDSEEIKSWYSDAQAINDEFKITAYPTFLIFSPEGELVHRIVGGGKADDFIAWVKVALDPETQYYTLLKQNGSASGNPQRLKKLALAAEIAKDEQNAIRFADDYLATQSGLFTMDNLEFVTRFIKNTDSKGFKLVLGNREKVDAVLGKGKANEILSGVIVRERINPAFQNLAIDIDSLIAVTKAKYPEVDITKPADMIRILFFQVNKNWDRFQPALMAYMDKYGDELIPNALNYFARTVFENCKDPDCIAAAMAWSKRSVENTQSKEPAYLDTYASLLYKLGNKQEAILMQQRAVDLVSGENKTGYQATLDRMLKGQ from the coding sequence ATGAAAAAAATATTCTTATTATGCATACTGCTGCCTATCATAGGTTTAGCCCAGGAAAAGGGTGTTCAATTTGAACACGGACTTTCCTGGCAGCAGGTAAAAGATAAAGCAAAAAAAGAAAATAAATACCTTTTTGTAGACTGTTATACCACCTGGTGTGCCCCCTGCAAGCAAATGGCTACCGAAGTTTTTACGCAGGAGAAGGTTGGCGATTTTTTAAACAAGAACTTTGTGAATGTCAAAATACAGTTCGACAAGACCAAAAGCGACAGCGAAGAGATAAAAAGCTGGTATTCTGATGCTCAGGCAATCAACGATGAGTTTAAAATCACAGCCTATCCAACCTTTTTAATCTTTTCTCCGGAAGGGGAACTGGTGCACCGCATCGTGGGTGGGGGCAAGGCAGATGATTTTATCGCATGGGTAAAAGTTGCGCTCGACCCGGAAACGCAGTATTACACTTTGCTTAAGCAAAATGGTTCTGCCTCTGGCAATCCTCAGCGTTTGAAGAAGCTTGCATTGGCTGCGGAGATCGCAAAGGACGAACAAAATGCGATCAGATTTGCGGATGATTATTTGGCTACCCAAAGCGGTCTTTTTACCATGGACAACCTGGAGTTCGTTACAAGGTTCATCAAAAACACTGATAGCAAGGGGTTTAAGCTGGTATTGGGCAATCGCGAAAAAGTTGATGCTGTGCTTGGAAAGGGAAAAGCGAACGAAATCCTAAGTGGCGTTATAGTCAGGGAACGCATTAACCCGGCTTTTCAAAACCTCGCGATAGATATTGATTCGCTGATTGCGGTCACAAAAGCAAAATACCCTGAGGTTGACATCACTAAGCCGGCAGATATGATAAGAATCCTGTTTTTCCAGGTAAACAAAAACTGGGATCGGTTCCAGCCGGCGCTCATGGCTTATATGGACAAGTATGGAGATGAGTTGATCCCTAATGCCTTAAACTATTTTGCCAGGACAGTGTTTGAAAACTGCAAGGATCCGGATTGTATTGCTGCGGCTATGGCCTGGAGTAAACGGAGTGTAGAGAACACACAGAGCAAAGAACCCGCTTACCTGGATACTTATGCCAGCCTGCTGTATAAGTTAGGCAATAAACAAGAGGCGATTCTGATGCAGCAACGAGCGGTCGACCTCGTTTCAGGCGAAAACAAAACGGGTTACCAGGCTACGCTCGACAGGATGTTAAAAGGTCAATAA
- a CDS encoding zinc-dependent alcohol dehydrogenase yields MKAAVFHKPGDISYTTVEDPRIELATDIILRVTSTAICGSDLHILSGAVPQTEDMVMGHEFMGIVEEVGAEVRNLKKGDRVIVPFPIACGQCFFCNHGASPACENSNYKHYGPNGDMMDQKGAALFGYTDLYGGYSGGQAEYVRVPYGDVSPRIIPEHLTDEQALFLTDIFPTGWSGVDWAQMKGGEVVAIFGSGPVGLMAQKAAWLHGASRVIAIDPLDYRLEKARAVNNVDVLNPNKTDVVEAIREMTGGRGADVCIDAVGFEPERSFLDKVKATVNFEKGSMKVLDMCFQAVRRMGTVSILGVYGSPYDNFPLFRIFDKGITIKQGQAPVLNHIDTLIELVKEHKVVLDDIITHTLPLSEVSHGYKIFDEKKDDCVKVVLKP; encoded by the coding sequence ATGAAAGCAGCAGTATTCCATAAGCCAGGCGATATCAGTTATACGACCGTAGAAGACCCCAGAATTGAACTGGCCACCGACATCATATTACGCGTTACCTCCACGGCCATTTGCGGTTCAGACCTGCACATCCTGAGCGGGGCCGTACCACAGACTGAAGACATGGTTATGGGTCATGAATTCATGGGCATTGTGGAAGAGGTTGGCGCTGAGGTCAGGAACCTGAAAAAAGGCGACCGGGTTATTGTCCCATTCCCGATTGCCTGCGGTCAGTGTTTTTTCTGCAACCACGGAGCGTCCCCGGCATGCGAGAACTCCAATTATAAACATTACGGGCCCAATGGGGATATGATGGATCAAAAAGGCGCAGCCCTTTTTGGTTATACCGATCTTTATGGCGGCTACTCCGGCGGCCAGGCAGAATACGTGAGAGTACCCTACGGAGATGTCAGCCCGAGGATCATTCCCGAGCATCTTACTGATGAACAAGCCCTTTTTCTGACTGATATTTTCCCCACAGGATGGTCGGGCGTGGACTGGGCACAGATGAAAGGCGGAGAAGTAGTGGCAATCTTTGGCTCCGGCCCCGTAGGGCTTATGGCGCAAAAAGCTGCGTGGCTGCACGGTGCAAGCAGGGTAATTGCCATTGACCCGCTGGATTACCGCCTGGAAAAAGCCAGGGCAGTCAACAACGTGGATGTGCTGAACCCAAATAAAACAGACGTTGTTGAAGCCATACGCGAGATGACCGGTGGAAGAGGGGCCGATGTTTGTATCGATGCCGTTGGATTTGAACCCGAACGCAGCTTCCTTGACAAAGTAAAAGCGACCGTTAATTTCGAAAAAGGCAGTATGAAAGTACTGGACATGTGTTTCCAGGCCGTAAGGCGCATGGGGACCGTGTCCATTCTGGGTGTTTATGGCAGCCCGTACGATAACTTCCCGCTGTTCAGGATATTTGACAAAGGCATCACCATCAAACAAGGTCAGGCACCGGTGCTTAATCATATCGATACGCTGATCGAACTGGTGAAAGAACATAAGGTCGTCTTAGACGATATCATCACCCATACCTTGCCGTTGAGCGAGGTGTCCCACGGCTACAAGATATTTGATGAGAAAAAGGACGACTGTGTTAAAGTTGTCCTTAAACCCTGA
- a CDS encoding Lrp/AsnC family transcriptional regulator: protein MSELDEIDLMLLKIVANNAKHTNRELAAMVNLSPSPVFERMKRLETGGYIKKYIAILDAEKFNQGFIVFCNIKLKQHDKKIGHHFVTAIMDIEEVVECYNISGDYDFFLKVYAKDMKHYQDFVFNKLGSVESIGSTHSTFVMSEIKNTHNISF from the coding sequence ATGAGCGAACTCGACGAGATTGATTTAATGCTGCTTAAAATAGTGGCCAATAATGCAAAACACACCAATAGAGAACTGGCGGCGATGGTCAATCTTTCACCTTCCCCGGTTTTTGAAAGGATGAAACGGCTGGAAACCGGCGGTTATATTAAGAAGTATATCGCGATACTGGATGCGGAAAAATTCAATCAGGGATTTATCGTTTTCTGTAACATCAAGCTCAAACAGCACGATAAGAAAATTGGCCACCACTTTGTAACTGCTATTATGGATATCGAGGAAGTGGTAGAATGTTATAATATTTCCGGCGACTATGATTTCTTCCTGAAAGTGTATGCCAAGGACATGAAGCATTACCAGGACTTTGTGTTCAATAAGTTAGGCTCGGTAGAAAGCATCGGCAGTACGCACAGTACTTTTGTAATGTCAGAGATCAAAAACACCCATAATATCAGTTTTTGA
- a CDS encoding DUF1852 domain-containing protein: protein MNTVKTDFTFTLKSTCLDENYYPASQTRLTTNFANLARGDNRQQNLRNALNMINNRFNALAHLDNPKGDRYLVELEIITVRMSIDDKNGINDLPMIEVLKTNIFDRKTNQHIEGIAGNNFSSYVRDYDFSVLLIEHNKDKSGFTVPENFGDLHGKLYKCFVNSDTYKAHFKMSPIICLSVSSNKTYTRTEYQHPVLGFEYVQDQYSLTDEYFSKMGLKVRFFMPANSVAPMAFYHSGDLLADYTDLGLISSISTMETFQKIYRPEIYNANSVAGKIYQPSLKHEDYSLTRVVYDREERSRLAVEQGKYAEVHFIKPYKSLLEQWSANFAL, encoded by the coding sequence ATGAATACCGTCAAAACAGATTTTACATTCACGCTAAAGAGCACGTGCTTAGATGAAAATTATTACCCCGCAAGTCAAACGCGTCTGACAACCAATTTTGCAAACCTGGCCAGAGGAGATAATCGCCAACAAAACTTACGTAATGCCTTGAATATGATTAACAATCGTTTCAATGCACTGGCTCATTTGGATAATCCAAAAGGTGATCGTTACCTGGTAGAATTGGAGATCATCACAGTAAGGATGAGTATTGATGATAAAAACGGCATTAACGATCTGCCGATGATTGAAGTTTTAAAAACGAATATTTTTGACCGTAAGACTAACCAGCATATAGAAGGTATTGCAGGAAATAATTTTTCTTCTTATGTGCGTGATTACGATTTCAGTGTTTTATTGATCGAGCACAATAAAGATAAATCTGGTTTTACTGTTCCTGAAAATTTTGGTGATCTGCACGGCAAGCTCTATAAGTGCTTTGTGAATTCAGACACTTATAAAGCGCATTTTAAGATGTCGCCGATCATTTGTCTAAGTGTATCGAGCAACAAAACGTATACGCGCACGGAGTATCAGCATCCGGTCCTGGGTTTTGAGTATGTGCAGGATCAGTATTCTCTCACTGACGAATATTTCTCTAAAATGGGCTTAAAAGTCCGTTTTTTCATGCCTGCGAACAGTGTGGCACCAATGGCTTTTTATCATTCCGGAGATCTGCTTGCTGATTATACTGATCTTGGACTGATCAGCTCAATCAGCACGATGGAGACTTTCCAGAAGATTTATCGGCCTGAAATTTATAATGCAAATTCAGTGGCTGGGAAAATCTATCAGCCTAGTCTTAAACACGAAGATTATTCATTGACCCGCGTGGTTTATGACCGGGAAGAACGCAGCCGATTGGCTGTTGAACAGGGCAAATATGCTGAAGTGCATTTCATTAAGCCTTACAAAAGTCTATTAGAGCAGTGGTCTGCCAATTTTGCGCTTTAA